A genomic stretch from Thermomonospora umbrina includes:
- a CDS encoding serine hydrolase has translation MNERRAQRVRARIEEAFRDAGVTGRLAAVDVDGGRGIGVRPDEPVVLASVMKVPLLVALHRQAAAGTLDPAERVVLGPDDRTAGSTGLAMLRDEVAMSLRDLAALMITVSDNAAADALFARVGVPAVNTVLAELGLRGTHVAGTCRELFDSMESDAGVADREELWAVLDEPGMLGRLSALDPARTSRSTPAETAGLFAAIWRDEVAPAAHCAQMRRLFALQVWPHRLASGFPYDDVRVSGKTGTLPTIRNEAGVVEYPDGGRYAVAVFTRSVSTAAVLPKADAVIGTAARLAVEYLRTAGG, from the coding sequence ATGAACGAGCGCAGGGCGCAGCGCGTCCGGGCCCGGATCGAGGAGGCGTTCCGCGACGCCGGGGTCACCGGCCGGCTCGCGGCGGTCGACGTGGACGGGGGCCGCGGCATCGGGGTCCGCCCCGACGAGCCCGTGGTGCTCGCCTCGGTGATGAAGGTGCCGCTGCTGGTGGCGCTGCACCGGCAGGCCGCCGCCGGGACCCTCGACCCCGCCGAACGGGTGGTGCTCGGCCCGGACGACCGCACCGCCGGGTCGACGGGGCTGGCGATGCTCCGGGACGAGGTGGCGATGTCGCTCCGCGACCTGGCCGCGCTGATGATCACGGTGAGCGACAACGCCGCCGCCGACGCCCTGTTCGCCCGCGTCGGCGTTCCGGCGGTCAACACGGTCCTCGCCGAGCTGGGGCTCCGCGGCACGCATGTCGCCGGCACCTGCCGCGAGCTGTTCGACTCGATGGAAAGCGACGCCGGGGTCGCCGACCGCGAGGAGCTGTGGGCGGTCCTCGACGAGCCCGGCATGCTCGGCCGGTTGAGCGCCCTCGACCCCGCCCGGACCAGCCGCAGCACCCCCGCCGAGACGGCCGGCCTGTTCGCGGCGATCTGGCGCGACGAGGTCGCCCCCGCCGCGCACTGCGCCCAGATGCGGCGGCTGTTCGCGCTCCAGGTGTGGCCGCACCGGCTCGCCTCCGGCTTCCCGTACGACGACGTACGGGTCAGCGGCAAGACGGGCACGCTGCCGACCATCCGCAACGAGGCGGGCGTGGTGGAGTACCCCGACGGCGGCCGGTACGCGGTCGCGGTGTTCACCCGCAGCGTCAGCACCGCCGCCGTGCTGCCGAAGGCGGACGCGGTCATCGGCACCGCCGCCCGGCTGGCCGTCGAGTACCTCCGCACGGCCGGTGGATAG
- a CDS encoding LysR family transcriptional regulator: MNLIGHLECFVAVAEELHFGHAAERLGMAQPPLSQRIQRLEKELGLRLFDRSSRHVELTAPGRLLLDEARDLLTRVDRIHSLAARARLGAVGAVRVGLPADLGGPVLAALIADFREHCPDLRLEPREIGTAEQCRALAEGTLDVGVLRHPADTRDFDLGPMLAQPLGALLPAGSPEARGGPLHPADLDGREIVLFPREDAPGAHDELLAACRRHGLDPAAVHEARNPQFALGLVLAGTAVALTAPIEEEGVVWRPIAGDPLALRTSCAWPKGRRDPVLERAVERFTSIATRVLRRHAGMAPLERAVSRRVMARPASGFLS, translated from the coding sequence ATGAACCTCATCGGGCATCTGGAGTGCTTCGTGGCGGTGGCCGAGGAGCTGCACTTCGGACACGCCGCCGAGCGGCTCGGCATGGCCCAGCCGCCGCTCAGCCAGCGCATCCAGCGGCTGGAGAAGGAGTTGGGCCTCCGCCTCTTCGACCGCTCCAGCCGCCATGTCGAGCTGACCGCGCCCGGCCGGCTGCTGCTGGACGAGGCCCGTGACCTGCTCACCCGCGTGGACCGGATCCACTCGCTGGCGGCGCGCGCCAGGCTCGGCGCGGTCGGCGCCGTACGGGTGGGGCTGCCCGCCGACCTGGGCGGCCCGGTGCTGGCCGCGCTGATCGCCGACTTCCGCGAGCACTGCCCGGACCTGCGGCTGGAGCCCCGTGAGATCGGCACCGCCGAACAGTGCCGCGCGCTGGCCGAGGGCACCCTGGACGTCGGGGTGCTGCGCCATCCCGCCGACACCCGCGACTTCGACCTGGGACCGATGCTGGCGCAGCCCCTCGGGGCGCTGCTGCCCGCCGGGTCGCCGGAGGCCCGGGGCGGCCCGCTGCACCCCGCCGACCTCGATGGTCGTGAGATCGTCCTGTTCCCCCGCGAGGACGCGCCCGGCGCCCACGACGAGCTGCTGGCGGCCTGCCGCCGGCACGGCCTCGACCCGGCCGCCGTCCACGAGGCCCGCAACCCCCAGTTCGCGCTGGGCCTGGTGCTGGCAGGGACGGCGGTGGCGCTGACCGCCCCGATCGAGGAGGAGGGCGTGGTGTGGCGGCCGATCGCCGGTGACCCGCTGGCCCTGCGCACCTCCTGCGCCTGGCCCAAGGGCCGCCGCGACCCCGTTCTGGAACGCGCCGTCGAGCGCTTCACCTCGATCGCCACGAGGGTGCTGCGCCGCCACGCCGGAATGGCGCCGCTGGAACGGGCCGTCTCCCGTCGCGTCATGGCCCGCCCCGCCTCCGGGTTCCTGTCATGA
- a CDS encoding NUDIX hydrolase: MRVVRCVGAIVRDEAGRLLVIRRGRPPGEGLWSIPGGRVEPGEADAAAVAREVREETGLLVAVGARTGVVDRPGPGDATYEIHDYAATVVGGALRAGDDAADARWVTVAELRALPTSPGLVEALTAWRVLPPGPGPER; encoded by the coding sequence ATGAGGGTGGTGCGCTGTGTGGGGGCGATCGTCCGGGACGAGGCGGGGCGGCTGCTGGTGATCCGGCGGGGCCGGCCGCCCGGCGAGGGGCTGTGGTCGATCCCGGGCGGGCGGGTGGAGCCGGGCGAGGCGGACGCGGCGGCGGTGGCGCGCGAGGTGCGGGAGGAGACCGGCCTGCTGGTGGCCGTGGGCGCGCGCACCGGGGTGGTGGACCGGCCGGGCCCGGGCGACGCGACGTACGAGATCCACGATTACGCGGCCACGGTGGTGGGGGGCGCGCTGCGGGCGGGCGACGACGCGGCCGACGCCCGCTGGGTGACCGTCGCAGAGCTGCGCGCGCTGCCGACCAGCCCGGGGCTGGTCGAGGCGCTCACGGCGTGGCGGGTGCTGCCGCCGGGTCCTGGGCCGGAGCGGTGA
- a CDS encoding alpha/beta fold hydrolase, whose protein sequence is MSTPRFLNLPPGVRRTDIATSRGSFAALEALPGSGVPERCPALLVPGFTGSKEDYIAVLQTLARAGRRVVAIDMRGQYETEGPDDPAAYTCEALGADICALLDTLGPDPVHLVGHSFGGLVTREAIVSGGARPLSYTLMSSGPGALTGPRAADAGSLLATLPRIGPEQVWTRHMEPDAVAKEVPADVLAFLRARMLRNSVHGLLGMAQELLVCPDRVDELAKVTSESGLPVLVLYGEDDHTWAPDTQAAMAERLAAARVVIPGAAHSPAVEAPETTASALTDFWRLAEYPPVR, encoded by the coding sequence GTGAGTACGCCCCGGTTCTTGAACCTGCCCCCCGGTGTGCGCCGGACGGATATCGCGACCTCCCGCGGATCGTTCGCCGCTCTGGAGGCGTTGCCCGGTTCCGGCGTACCGGAACGCTGTCCCGCGCTGTTGGTGCCCGGTTTCACCGGCAGCAAGGAGGATTACATCGCCGTCCTCCAGACGCTCGCGCGGGCGGGCCGGCGGGTGGTCGCGATCGACATGCGGGGCCAGTACGAGACGGAGGGCCCCGACGACCCGGCCGCCTACACCTGTGAGGCCCTCGGCGCCGACATCTGCGCGCTGTTGGACACCCTGGGCCCGGACCCGGTCCATCTGGTGGGGCATTCCTTCGGCGGGCTGGTGACGCGGGAGGCGATCGTCTCGGGCGGCGCGCGGCCGCTGTCGTACACGCTGATGAGCTCGGGACCCGGCGCCCTCACCGGTCCGCGTGCGGCCGACGCCGGTTCGCTGTTGGCGACGCTGCCGCGGATCGGCCCGGAGCAGGTGTGGACGCGGCACATGGAGCCCGACGCGGTCGCCAAGGAGGTGCCCGCGGACGTGCTGGCGTTCCTCCGCGCCCGGATGCTCCGCAACTCCGTGCACGGGCTCCTCGGCATGGCCCAGGAGTTGCTGGTGTGCCCCGACCGGGTGGACGAGTTGGCCAAGGTGACCTCGGAGAGCGGTCTGCCGGTGCTGGTCCTGTACGGCGAGGACGACCACACCTGGGCCCCCGACACGCAGGCGGCCATGGCCGAGCGTCTGGCCGCCGCCAGGGTCGTGATCCCCGGCGCGGCGCACTCGCCCGCCGTCGAGGCCCCGGAGACGACCGCCAGCGCCCTCACCGACTTCTGGCGTCTCGCGGAGTACCCGCCGGTCCGTTGA
- a CDS encoding MBL fold metallo-hydrolase, whose translation MDARIEQVVSKGKCTLDDTEYEVESNTYIVGDDDEVIVIDPAHDAEAILKEVGKREVMAVICTDGNDQHLNGVLEVAAAGEDDEENWAPIALHRHDRILWRDFFSQLAKGEEDEDEAKALRSVEPDIWLEDGGIFEIAGVQLEIQHTPGHTPGSVSVYCEQLGVLFSGDTLHRGRPGSVGGVFSDMRQQLNSIGSLLTPLPKDTRVLPGQGEETTVGDEDARWESWGALATEED comes from the coding sequence GTGGACGCGCGTATCGAACAGGTGGTGTCGAAGGGCAAGTGCACCCTGGACGACACCGAGTACGAGGTCGAGAGCAACACCTACATCGTCGGTGACGACGACGAGGTCATCGTGATCGACCCGGCGCATGACGCCGAGGCCATCCTCAAGGAGGTCGGCAAGCGGGAGGTCATGGCCGTCATCTGCACCGACGGCAACGACCAGCACCTCAACGGGGTGCTGGAGGTGGCCGCCGCCGGTGAGGACGACGAGGAGAACTGGGCCCCGATCGCCCTGCACCGCCACGACCGGATCCTCTGGCGCGACTTCTTCTCCCAGCTCGCCAAGGGCGAGGAGGACGAGGACGAGGCCAAGGCGCTCCGGTCCGTGGAGCCCGACATCTGGCTCGAGGACGGCGGGATCTTCGAGATCGCCGGCGTCCAGTTGGAGATCCAGCACACGCCCGGGCACACACCGGGCAGCGTGAGCGTCTACTGCGAGCAGCTCGGTGTGCTGTTCTCGGGCGACACGCTGCACCGCGGCCGTCCCGGCTCGGTGGGCGGGGTCTTCAGCGACATGCGCCAGCAGCTCAACTCCATCGGCTCCCTGCTGACCCCCCTCCCCAAGGACACCCGGGTGCTGCCCGGCCAGGGCGAGGAGACCACGGTCGGCGACGAGGACGCCCGCTGGGAGAGCTGGGGCGCCCTCGCCACCGAGGAAGACTGA
- a CDS encoding RecB family exonuclease, protein MPAEQLGFDGMPERLYACTPSRLNTWQDCPRRYRMTYLDRPAPPKGPPWAHNSLGASVHNALAAWWRLPLPERTPEAAGTLLIRGWLTEGYRDDEQSAAWRERARVMIEDYASGLDPADEPLGVERTVAAKTARIAVQGRIDRLDTRDGELVVVDYKTGRRTPTPDDARGSLALAIYAVAASRVLRRPCRTVELHHLPTGTVAAWDHTAESLDRHIQRAEEIAGEASAADDAYRTRLRPSVPRQRQGEGAAVDHAPYDEAFPPRPGPLCSWCDYNRHCPEGREAAPRKDAWASLAAEEETR, encoded by the coding sequence GTGCCCGCCGAGCAGCTCGGCTTCGACGGCATGCCGGAAAGGCTGTACGCCTGCACGCCGTCGAGGCTGAACACCTGGCAGGACTGTCCCCGGCGCTACCGGATGACCTACCTGGATCGTCCGGCGCCGCCGAAGGGCCCGCCGTGGGCGCACAACAGCCTCGGCGCCTCCGTGCACAACGCGCTGGCGGCCTGGTGGCGGCTGCCGCTCCCGGAACGGACGCCGGAAGCCGCCGGGACGCTGTTGATCCGCGGCTGGCTCACCGAGGGCTATCGCGACGACGAACAGTCCGCCGCCTGGCGTGAGCGCGCCCGCGTGATGATCGAGGACTACGCGTCCGGCCTCGACCCCGCCGACGAGCCGCTCGGCGTCGAACGGACCGTCGCCGCCAAGACCGCGCGGATCGCCGTCCAGGGCCGCATCGACCGGCTCGACACCAGGGACGGCGAACTCGTCGTGGTCGACTACAAGACCGGACGGCGCACGCCCACCCCCGACGACGCCCGGGGCTCGCTCGCACTGGCGATCTACGCCGTGGCCGCGTCCCGCGTGCTGCGCCGCCCCTGCCGCACCGTCGAGCTGCACCACCTGCCGACCGGCACCGTCGCGGCCTGGGACCACACGGCCGAATCCCTCGACCGGCACATCCAGCGCGCCGAGGAGATCGCCGGCGAGGCGTCGGCCGCCGACGACGCCTACCGGACCCGGCTGCGGCCGTCGGTGCCCCGCCAGCGGCAGGGCGAGGGCGCGGCCGTCGACCACGCCCCGTACGACGAGGCGTTCCCGCCCCGTCCGGGCCCCCTGTGCTCCTGGTGCGACTACAACCGGCACTGCCCCGAAGGCCGGGAGGCCGCCCCGCGCAAGGACGCGTGGGCCTCCCTGGCCGCCGAGGAGGAGACCCGCTAG
- a CDS encoding CPBP family intramembrane glutamic endopeptidase: MPGVESVGRYRPEFAPPLDPYPATPPGWNGHADPPSWPQPYGRPPGKVRWTVDAPPGTPYQRLARTPAQRWWRPVLGTAAILVAGLTALVPVMIVWVLVEAAIQGVDPGILFEALGEGGGPLLAGDNSELAFTLVSLAVFLPFIPLAAWGLQRRRPGTLSSVAGRIRWRWLGTCAGLAVGATVVSFALAWAVSPLMDEPADEGAWVGWGAFVAPLLIVVLLVPFQATAEEYFFRGWLLQSIASCTLEGRTGGVARRLAVVFRTPWPAICLTSALFVAGHGYTGWGILDIFCFGVIAAWLAIRTGGLEASIALHVINNVVAFLFPAALGLLDLEQGSIALPAVVADVLPLLLYAALVARLADRRALQTVTAPAQDPAAAPATP; encoded by the coding sequence ATGCCGGGGGTCGAGTCCGTGGGGCGGTATCGGCCCGAGTTCGCGCCGCCGCTGGACCCGTACCCCGCCACCCCTCCCGGGTGGAACGGGCACGCCGACCCGCCCTCGTGGCCGCAGCCGTACGGGCGGCCGCCCGGGAAGGTGCGGTGGACCGTCGACGCGCCGCCCGGCACCCCGTACCAGCGGCTCGCCCGGACGCCGGCGCAGCGCTGGTGGCGGCCGGTGCTCGGGACGGCGGCCATCCTGGTGGCCGGGCTCACCGCGCTCGTGCCGGTGATGATCGTCTGGGTCCTCGTCGAGGCGGCGATCCAAGGCGTGGACCCGGGCATCCTCTTCGAGGCGCTCGGTGAGGGCGGCGGCCCGTTGCTGGCCGGCGACAACTCCGAGTTGGCCTTCACCCTGGTCAGCCTCGCGGTGTTCCTGCCGTTCATCCCGTTGGCGGCGTGGGGGCTGCAACGACGCCGGCCCGGCACGCTGTCCTCGGTGGCCGGCCGGATCCGCTGGCGCTGGCTCGGCACCTGCGCGGGTCTGGCGGTCGGCGCCACCGTGGTGTCGTTCGCGCTGGCGTGGGCGGTGAGCCCGCTGATGGACGAGCCCGCCGACGAGGGCGCGTGGGTGGGTTGGGGGGCGTTCGTCGCGCCGCTGCTGATCGTGGTGCTCCTGGTGCCGTTCCAGGCGACCGCCGAGGAGTACTTCTTCCGCGGCTGGCTGCTGCAGTCCATCGCGAGCTGCACTCTGGAGGGCCGTACCGGGGGCGTGGCCCGCCGGCTCGCGGTGGTCTTCCGCACGCCGTGGCCGGCGATCTGCCTCACCTCCGCCCTGTTCGTGGCGGGGCACGGCTACACCGGCTGGGGGATCCTCGACATCTTCTGCTTCGGCGTGATCGCCGCCTGGCTGGCGATCCGCACCGGCGGGCTGGAGGCGTCGATCGCCCTGCACGTGATCAACAACGTGGTGGCCTTCCTGTTCCCCGCCGCGCTGGGCCTGCTCGACCTGGAGCAGGGCTCGATCGCGCTGCCGGCCGTGGTCGCCGACGTGCTGCCGCTGCTGCTGTACGCGGCGCTGGTCGCCAGGCTGGCGGACCGGCGGGCGCTGCAGACCGTCACCGCTCCGGCCCAGGACCCGGCGGCAGCACCCGCCACGCCGTGA
- a CDS encoding penicillin-binding transpeptidase domain-containing protein, which yields MRRFAPMAAAVAVVLLVGAGVWWFLREDEGPADTARRYVDAWQSGDYTAMQRLTADPPADFVQRHTRLRADLGVSGWRFTVASVGEPKDGAAGGSYEANMTLAGGRVWTYQSQLPMVKRDGEWLVDWSPQVLHPDLKGDRRLRTSRAWPDRAPILSAEGASLIGHSSGSVQQLVGTVGKLTAKDAETLGAPYREGDPAGISGLQQQYERRLAGTPAQAVQIVDAEGGIEKTLKRFGGKEGAPLRTTIDPETQRSASEALAAVNEPASLVAIRPSTGEILAVANKPGGYNRALMGRYPPGSTFKIITAAALVADGVSPSSRVACPATTNVGGRSFRNSEYHDYGTLSFRDAFAHSCNTTFARMSVDTLGEKRLGQVAHQFGFGAPIIGGLPAVRGAFPSTKDDTALAAASFGQGEVLASPLNIAAVAAAAADGTWRSPRLVPAADAPKALDAKGRRPEPPRDLEPKVHQALRSLMPAVVSEGTAAGVDFPTGTAGKTGTAEFGSGEKPPTHAWFTGYRGDVAFAVIVEGGGTGAEAAAPIASRFLRGL from the coding sequence ATGCGACGATTCGCACCGATGGCCGCGGCCGTCGCCGTCGTGCTGCTCGTGGGGGCCGGTGTGTGGTGGTTCCTGCGCGAGGACGAGGGACCGGCGGACACCGCGCGCCGCTACGTGGACGCGTGGCAGAGCGGCGACTACACGGCGATGCAGCGGTTGACGGCCGATCCACCGGCCGACTTCGTCCAGCGGCACACCCGGTTGCGCGCCGATCTGGGCGTGAGCGGATGGCGGTTCACGGTCGCCTCCGTGGGCGAGCCGAAGGACGGGGCCGCCGGGGGCTCGTACGAGGCGAACATGACCCTCGCGGGCGGCCGGGTCTGGACGTACCAGTCGCAGCTCCCCATGGTGAAGCGGGACGGCGAGTGGCTCGTGGACTGGAGCCCGCAGGTGCTCCACCCCGACCTGAAGGGCGACCGGAGGCTGCGGACCTCGCGGGCCTGGCCCGACCGGGCCCCGATCCTGTCCGCCGAGGGGGCCTCCCTCATCGGGCACTCGTCCGGGTCGGTGCAGCAACTCGTGGGCACCGTCGGCAAGCTGACCGCCAAGGACGCCGAGACGCTGGGCGCGCCGTACCGGGAAGGCGACCCGGCGGGGATCTCGGGACTCCAGCAGCAGTACGAGCGGCGGCTCGCGGGCACGCCCGCCCAGGCCGTACAGATCGTGGACGCCGAGGGCGGGATCGAGAAGACCCTCAAGCGGTTCGGCGGCAAGGAGGGGGCCCCGCTGCGGACCACCATCGACCCCGAGACCCAGCGGTCGGCCTCCGAGGCGCTGGCCGCCGTGAACGAACCCGCCTCGCTGGTGGCGATCCGGCCGTCCACCGGGGAGATCCTCGCCGTCGCCAACAAGCCCGGCGGCTACAACCGGGCGCTGATGGGTCGGTACCCGCCCGGCTCCACGTTCAAGATCATCACCGCCGCCGCGCTGGTCGCCGACGGGGTGTCGCCGTCCTCGCGGGTGGCCTGCCCGGCGACCACCAACGTCGGCGGACGCTCGTTCCGCAACTCCGAGTACCACGACTACGGCACCCTGTCGTTCCGGGACGCGTTCGCGCACTCGTGCAACACCACGTTCGCCCGCATGTCGGTGGACACGCTGGGCGAGAAGCGGCTGGGTCAGGTGGCGCACCAGTTCGGGTTCGGCGCGCCGATCATCGGCGGGCTGCCCGCCGTCCGGGGCGCGTTCCCCTCCACCAAGGACGACACCGCCCTCGCCGCGGCCTCGTTCGGGCAGGGCGAGGTGCTGGCCAGCCCCCTCAACATCGCCGCCGTGGCCGCGGCGGCGGCCGACGGCACCTGGCGCTCCCCCAGGCTGGTGCCCGCGGCGGACGCCCCGAAGGCCCTGGACGCCAAGGGCCGCAGGCCCGAGCCGCCCCGCGACCTCGAACCCAAGGTCCACCAAGCGCTGCGGAGCCTGATGCCCGCCGTCGTCAGCGAGGGCACCGCCGCCGGGGTCGACTTCCCCACGGGCACGGCGGGCAAGACGGGCACCGCCGAGTTCGGCTCGGGCGAGAAGCCGCCGACGCACGCCTGGTTCACCGGCTACCGGGGCGACGTCGCGTTCGCGGTGATCGTGGAGGGCGGCGGCACCGGGGCGGAGGCGGCGGCACCGATCGCCTCCCGCTTCCTGCGGGGACTGTAG
- a CDS encoding HpcH/HpaI aldolase/citrate lyase family protein: MRSRRSTLAVPGSNPRFIEKAQGLPADEIFLDLEDAVAPAAKEDARKNVVAALNDGDWGPRVRVVRVNDLRTPWAYRDVIEVVEGAGAHLDCLMLPKVSEPDDVRWLDRLLTQIEAAMGLPSGRIGIEAQIEDARGLVNIDAIAASSPRLETLVFGPGDFMASINMKTLVVGEQPPGYTEGDAYHYILMRILMAARAHDLQAIDGPYFNVRDVDAFTRVARRSAALGFDGKWVLHPSQIDAANEVFSPDQDDYDRAELILDAYDHATTVERRGAAMLGDEMIDEASRKMALVIAAKGRAAGLTRRSSFEPPRN, encoded by the coding sequence ATGCGCTCGCGCCGATCGACACTCGCGGTCCCCGGGAGCAATCCCCGGTTCATCGAGAAGGCCCAGGGGCTGCCCGCCGACGAGATCTTCCTCGATCTGGAGGACGCCGTCGCCCCCGCCGCCAAGGAGGACGCCCGCAAGAACGTGGTCGCCGCCCTCAACGATGGCGACTGGGGCCCCCGGGTCCGCGTGGTCCGCGTCAACGACCTGCGAACCCCCTGGGCGTACCGGGACGTCATCGAGGTCGTGGAGGGCGCCGGGGCCCACCTCGACTGCCTGATGCTGCCGAAGGTCTCCGAGCCCGACGACGTACGGTGGCTGGACCGGCTGCTCACCCAGATCGAGGCCGCCATGGGCCTGCCGTCCGGCCGGATCGGCATCGAGGCGCAGATCGAGGACGCCCGGGGCCTGGTGAACATCGACGCCATCGCGGCCTCGTCGCCCCGGCTGGAGACCCTGGTGTTCGGGCCCGGCGACTTCATGGCCTCGATCAACATGAAGACGCTGGTGGTGGGGGAGCAGCCGCCCGGCTACACCGAGGGCGACGCCTACCACTACATCCTGATGCGCATCCTCATGGCCGCCCGCGCCCACGACCTGCAGGCCATCGACGGCCCGTACTTCAACGTCCGCGACGTCGACGCCTTCACCCGGGTGGCGCGCCGCTCGGCCGCGCTCGGCTTCGACGGCAAGTGGGTGCTGCACCCGTCCCAGATCGACGCGGCCAACGAGGTCTTCTCCCCGGACCAGGACGACTACGACCGCGCGGAGCTGATCCTGGACGCGTACGACCACGCCACCACCGTTGAGCGGCGCGGCGCGGCGATGCTCGGCGACGAGATGATCGACGAGGCGTCCCGCAAGATGGCGCTGGTCATCGCCGCCAAGGGCCGGGCCGCCGGCCTCACCCGCCGGTCCTCGTTCGAACCGCCCCGGAACTGA
- a CDS encoding glycerophosphodiester phosphodiesterase, with protein MRAPHSTAISAHRRDHHGAFDTAVGSGAEYVEIDVRRTGDGELVAHHDREVGGLPLARCTYERVRAAVDRPVPLLGDALDAIAGRALGHLDLKERGAEHETVELAMERLGEGRFVVTTRYSESIRLIKRDFPGVRTALSVGRGVWERGAVRDLSPLALVRACGADMVALNHRLARLGVLRQCARAGFPAMVWTVNAEPLMRRFLGDPRVAVLVTDHPGRALALRDEGR; from the coding sequence ATGCGAGCCCCTCATTCCACGGCCATCTCCGCCCATCGCCGCGACCATCACGGCGCGTTCGACACCGCGGTGGGGTCCGGGGCCGAGTACGTGGAGATCGACGTGCGGCGGACCGGGGACGGGGAGTTGGTCGCCCACCATGATCGGGAGGTCGGTGGGCTGCCGTTGGCGCGGTGCACGTACGAGCGGGTCCGGGCGGCCGTCGACCGGCCGGTGCCGCTGCTCGGGGACGCGCTGGACGCGATCGCGGGTCGGGCACTCGGTCACCTGGACCTCAAGGAGCGGGGCGCCGAACACGAGACGGTGGAGCTCGCGATGGAGCGGCTGGGGGAGGGGCGGTTCGTGGTGACCACCCGGTACTCGGAGTCGATCCGGCTGATCAAGCGGGACTTCCCGGGGGTGCGCACGGCGCTGTCGGTGGGGCGCGGCGTGTGGGAGCGCGGGGCGGTCCGTGACCTGTCCCCGCTGGCGCTGGTGCGCGCCTGCGGGGCGGACATGGTGGCGCTCAACCACCGGCTGGCGCGGCTCGGGGTGCTGCGGCAGTGCGCCCGCGCCGGGTTCCCCGCCATGGTGTGGACGGTCAACGCCGAGCCGTTGATGCGCCGATTCCTCGGCGACCCCCGGGTGGCCGTGCTGGTCACCGACCACCCCGGGCGGGCGCTGGCACTGCGCGACGAGGGCCGCTGA
- a CDS encoding DUF6758 family protein → MRAEPTCPRCGGPLRAPGLWSNDWACAVHGTVLPRQPARRPSPEGLAAVLRDARVPLWAPWPLPPGWLVTGFLDVGDERSGARACAVALSGPGLLQGPADMLLIAEEPGVGLGAYYAGLDGFDAGKGCNDSAPHAKAQVRANGTRTHPVALWALDGGPDRAVYVGEALGIWLWTVLWPADAGVLMLDRLELLDLREPGMDLDLPYGAASPRLNE, encoded by the coding sequence GTGAGGGCCGAGCCCACCTGCCCGCGGTGCGGCGGGCCGTTGCGCGCGCCGGGCCTGTGGTCGAACGACTGGGCCTGCGCGGTGCACGGAACCGTACTGCCGAGGCAGCCCGCCCGGCGGCCGTCCCCGGAGGGGCTGGCCGCCGTCCTGCGCGATGCCCGGGTGCCGCTGTGGGCGCCCTGGCCGCTTCCGCCCGGCTGGCTGGTCACCGGATTCCTGGACGTCGGAGACGAACGCAGCGGCGCCCGCGCCTGCGCGGTGGCCCTGTCCGGCCCCGGCCTGCTCCAGGGCCCCGCCGACATGCTGCTGATCGCCGAGGAGCCCGGCGTCGGGCTGGGCGCGTACTACGCGGGCCTGGACGGGTTCGACGCGGGCAAGGGCTGCAACGACAGCGCCCCGCACGCCAAGGCGCAGGTCAGGGCCAACGGGACGCGCACCCACCCGGTGGCGCTGTGGGCGTTGGACGGCGGCCCCGACCGTGCCGTCTACGTGGGCGAGGCCCTGGGGATCTGGCTGTGGACGGTGCTGTGGCCGGCCGACGCGGGGGTGCTCATGCTGGACCGGCTCGAGCTGCTCGACCTGCGCGAGCCCGGCATGGACCTCGATCTCCCGTACGGCGCGGCCAGCCCGCGGCTGAACGAGTAG